Proteins encoded together in one Rhinopithecus roxellana isolate Shanxi Qingling chromosome 3, ASM756505v1, whole genome shotgun sequence window:
- the PRLR gene encoding prolactin receptor: protein MKENVVSATVFTLLLFLNTCLLNGQLPPGKPEIFKCRSPNKETFTCWWRPGTDGGLPTNYSLTYHREGETLMHECPDYITGGPNSCHFGKQYTSMWRTYIMMVNATNQMGSSFSDELYVDVTYIVQPDPPLELTVEVKQPEDRKPYLWMKWSPPTLIDLKTGWFTLLYEIRLKPEKAAEWETHFAGQQTEFKILSLHPGQKYLVQVRCKPDHGYWSAWSPATFIQIPSDFIMNDTTVWISVAVLSAVICLIIVWAVALKGYSMVTCIFPPVPGPKIKGFDAHLLEKGKSEELLSALGCQDFPPTSDYEDLLVEYLEVDDSEDQHLMSVHSKEHPSQGMKPTYLDPDTDSGRGSCDSPSLLSEKCEEPQANPSTFYDPEVIEKPENPETTHTWDPQCISMEGKIPYFHAGGSKCSTWPLIQHNPRSSYHNITDVCELAVGPADAPATLLDEAGKDALKSSQTIKSREEGKAAQQREVESFHSKTDQDTPWLLPQEKTPFGSAKPLDYVEIHKVNKDGALSLLPKQRENSGQPEKPRAPENSKEYAKVSGVMDNNILVLVPDPHAKNVACFEESAKEVPPSLEQNQAEKDLANFTATPSKCRIQLGGLDYLDPACFTHSFH, encoded by the exons atgaaggaaaatgtggtatctgCAACTGTTTTCACTCTGCTACTTTTTCTCAACACCTGCCTTCTGAATG GACAGTTACCTCCTGGAAAACCTGAGATCTTTAAATGTCGTTCTCCCAATAAGGAAACATTCACCTGCTGGTGGAGGCCTGGGACAGATGGAGGACTTCCCACCAATTATTCACTGACTTACCACAGGGAAGG AGAGACACTCATGCATGAATGTCCAGACTACATAACTGGTGGGCCCAACTCCTGCCACTTTGGCAAGCAGTACACCTCCATGTGGAGGACATACATCATGATGGTCAATGCCACTAACCAGATGGGAAGCAGTTTCTCGGATGAACTTTACGTGGACGTGACTTACATAG TTCAACCAGACCCTCCTTTGGAGCTGACTGTGGAAGTAAAACAGCCAGAAGACAGAAAACCCTACCTGTGGATGAAATGGTCTCCACCTACCCTGATTGACTTAAAAACTGGTTGGTTCACACTCCTGTATGAAATTCGATTAAAACCCGAGAAAGCAGCTGAGTGGGAG ACCCATTTTGCTGGGCAGCAAACAGAGTTTAAGATTCTCAGCCTACATCCAGGACAGAAATACCTTGTCCAGGTTCGCTGCAAACCAGATCATGGATATTGGAGTGCATGGAGTCCAGCGACCTTCATTCAGATACCTAGTG acttcATCATGAATGATACAACCGTGTGGATCTCTGTGGCTGTCCTTTCTGCTGTCATCTGTTTGATTATTGTCTGGGCAGTGGCTTTGAAGGGCTATAG CATGGTGACCTGCATCTTTCCGCCAGTTCCTGGGccaaaaataaaaggatttgATGCTCATCTGTTGGAG AAGGGCAAGTCTGAAGAACTACTGAGTGCCTTGGGATGCCAAGACTTTCCTCCCACTTCTGACTATGAGGACTTGCTGGTGGAGTATTTAGAAGTAGATGACAGTGAGGACCAGCATCTAATGTCAGTCCATTCAAAAGAACACCCAAGTCAAGGTATGAAACCCACATACCTGGATCCTGACACTGACTCAGGCCGGGGGAGCTGTGACAGCCCTTCCCTTTTGTCTGAAAAGTGTGAGGAACCCCAGGCCAATCCCTCCACATTCTATGATCCTGAGGTCATTGAGAAGCCAGAGAATCCTGAAACAACCCACACCTGGGACCCCCAGTGCATAAGCATGGAAGGCAAAATCCCCTATTTTCATGCTGGTGGATCCAAATGTTCAACATGGCCCTTAATACAGCACAACCCCAGATCCTCCTACCACAATATTACTGATGTGTGTGAGCTGGCTGTGGGTCCTGCAGATGCACCGGCCACTCTGTTGGACGAAGCAGGTAAAGATGCTTTAAAATCCTCTCAAACCATTAAGTCTAGAGAGGAGGGAAAGGCAGCCCAGCAGAGGGAGGTGGAAAGCTTCCATTCCAAGACTGACCAAGATACGCCCTGGCTGCTGCCCCAGGAGAAAACCCCCTTTGGCTCCGCTAAACCTTTGGATTATGTGGAGATTCACAAGGTCAACAAAGATGGCGCATTATCATTGCTACCGAAACAGAGAGAGAACAGCGGCCAGCCCGAGAAGCCCAGGGCTCCTGAGAACAGTAAGGAGTATGCCAAAGTGTCCGGGGTCATGGATAACAACATCCTGGTGTTGGTGCCGGATCCACATGCTAAAAATGTGGCTTGCTTTGAAGAATCAGCCAAAGAGGTCCCACCATCACTTGAACAGAATCAAGCTGAGAAAGACCTGGCCAACTTCACTGCGACACCAAGCAAGTGCAGGATCCAGCTGGGTGGTTTGGATTACCTGGATCCCGCGTGTTTTACGCACTCCTTTCATTGA